The genomic DNA ACGTAGCATAGCCGTGTCCGAACACGGTGGCATGTTCTAGAAATTGTTTTTTCGCACATAAATCATCGAACTGTGCTTGATCGACGAAATGATAATCGATGTTGTTCTTTTCATGGATACGTGGTGGTCGTGTCGTATAGGAGATCGACAAACATAAATTAGCATTGGCATTCAGTAAAGCGTGTACCAAGCTGGTTTTTCCGCCACCAGAAGGGGCTGCAATAATATAGAGCGAGCCGTTAGGCATGATTGACCTCATTCAATGTTTTGCACTTGTTCGCGCATTTGTTCGATTAATACTTTTAAATCTACCGCTGTATGCGTTGTGGCTTTATCGACAGACTTTGATGCGACGGTGTTAGTTTCTCGATTGAGCTCTTGCATTAAAAAATCTAAACGACGACCGATGGCTTCGTCAGACTGTAATACGTGCGAAACCTCTTCACAGTGTGCATTTAAGCGATCAATTTCTTCCGCAATATCCATGCGCTGCGCAATTAACGCAACTTCTTGTTCAAAACGCTGATGATCAACATCGGCTGTTAATTCTGCTAAACGCGCTTGTAATTTTTCACGTTGTTTTTTCAGCATGTCAGGGACAGATTGAGAGATAGTGTCAACCAATGGACGTATTGCTTGCAATCGTTCATTTAACAGCTTCGCAAGTTGGGTCCCTTCTTTTGCGCGCATCAGGATAAGTTCATCCAGTGCTTGTTGTAAGCCCGTTAATAACCATGCCGCCAATGCTTTTTCATCGAAGCTTGGGTTTTTTATAACGCCAGGCCAACGCAAAAGATCGCTGGGTGTTGACGTGGGGCAAAGATCTGCAATCGTTTCTTGTGCTGCAGTCAATTGTTTTATTAAATCGGTGTTGACCGTGAACTGTGCGTTTTCTGAAGGTATGAATCGTAAACTACAATCAATTTTTCCGCGACGTAAGTGTTTTTGACAGGCTTCTCGGCAAGCGGTTTCTAGTGTTTTTAGGCTATCGGGTAAGCGGAAATGTAAATCGAGAAAGCGGTGATTAACAGCGCGCAGTTCCCATGTGGCGTGACCGAAGTCACCATCGATGGTGATGCTGGCAAATCCTGTCATGCTAGCTGGCACAAAAACCCCTATACAGTTGATAAAACTGCGAAATAGTTTAACATCCCCCCATCAATTTGCAACACAGCTAAGGCTAACTTCATGAGAAAAAACGACCGCGCGAATGACCAACATCGTCCTATTACTATCACACGACAATTTACGAAACATGCCGAAGGGTCTGTTCTGATTGCTTGTGGCGATACAAAAATCATTTGTACAGCCAGTGTCAGTGATGGGGTCCCTCGGTTCTTACGCGATAAAAAGCAGGGTTGGTTAACAGCAGAATATGGTATGTTACCGCGTGCAACGCATGGTCGAACCGATCGTGAAGCTGCACGCGGCAAGCAAACTGGACGTACGCAAGAAATTCAACGCTTGATTGGACGCTCATTACGAAGCGCTGTTGATTTGACAAAAATTGGTGAGCGGACTATTCATCTTGATTGCGATGTCATTCAAGCTGATGGCGGCACGCGTACGGCAGCGATTACCGGTGCTTGTGTGGCATTGCATGATGCCTTGGCGAGCATAAAACGTCTTGGTGCCTTAAAATATTTTATTGCCGCGATGTCCGTTGGGGTTGTGGATAATACGCCAATGTTAGATTTGGCCTACGAGGAAGATAGCACGGCAGAAACTGATATGAATGTGGTCATGACTGAACATGGTGATTTCATCGAAGTGCAGGGCACGGCAGAAGGCCAACCTTTCAGTGGCGCGCATTTAGAATCGATGCTAACGCTTGCGAAGAGTGGCATTCAAAGCCTGGTTGAGATTCAGAAGGCTGCGCTTCACTGAAACAATTTTTGTAGAGCGGTGGGGGGCATATTTTCCAACTCGACAGCTGTCACGTTGTTTGATTCGTAAGTTTTCGATAAAAGCAGCGGCCATGCTACCCACAAGTCATTAGACAGATCCCCCGTGTGCAGTACTCGTACCGCAACACGGGGACCAGCGCTTTGACACGCTGTCTCTTGGAAAACACCCCGCCACCACTCCCTATCATTATTTCAGGTTGTTGAATCTAATTAATTGTTCGCTGTCAGCTTTGTGAAGGTTACTATCTGTGTAGCAAAGAAGTGGTGGGATGTGTTTTTCAAAAGAAACACTGGGAAGCACT from marine bacterium B5-7 includes the following:
- the rph gene encoding ribonuclease PH, which produces MRKNDRANDQHRPITITRQFTKHAEGSVLIACGDTKIICTASVSDGVPRFLRDKKQGWLTAEYGMLPRATHGRTDREAARGKQTGRTQEIQRLIGRSLRSAVDLTKIGERTIHLDCDVIQADGGTRTAAITGACVALHDALASIKRLGALKYFIAAMSVGVVDNTPMLDLAYEEDSTAETDMNVVMTEHGDFIEVQGTAEGQPFSGAHLESMLTLAKSGIQSLVEIQKAALH